The window CGCGCGACGTTCGCGCGCCGATTCACTGCGCTGCTCGGCGTGGCCCCGCTGACCTACCTCGCCGACTGGCGGATGGCGCTGGCCCGCGAGCAGCTGCGCGACGGCGACGCCGGCCTGGCCGCGGTAGCGCACTCGCTGGGGTACGCGTCGGAGTTCTCCTTCGCCGCCGCCTTCAAACGCCACCACGGCGTGGCACCCGGCCGGTGGCGAACCTCCGCCGGCACGGCAGCTCCGTCGCCACGGACCGGCATGCGGTAAATCATCTCGTGGCGCAACGAAATGAACTGGCTCTCGCGGTCATGGAGCTCATCGACCAGGGACACCTCCGGATCTCCCGGCGCCACCACCTTCACCCGCGTCCAGGTGCTGGGAACCGTAGCCGCCCGTCGGCCGGTCCGCCGAGGCACGATCGCCGCCGAACTCGGCCTCACCGCGTCGGCGACCAGCCGGCACCTCGCCGCACTGGAACGAGCGGAGCAGGTCACCGTGTCCCCGGACCCGGACGACTCCCACACGTCGAGCTGGCGACCGTCCTCGGTGAGGGCGCCTGCTTCCGGCTCAGGTTGCCGGTGCCGGTGCCGGTGCCGGATCAGGATTGAGCGCTACTCCCGGTGAAGTCGATCAGCACCTTCGAGGCCACTGAGCGATCGCCGGCGACATCGAACGCCGCGACCGCTTCGGCGACCGGGAACCGGTGGGTGACCACCGGATCCACCGGCAGACCGCCGGCCAGCAGCGCAAGGGCGTCGTCGAACTCGGTGTCGAAGCGGAACGCGCCGGTGAGCGTGATTTCGCGCGTCACCACGACGTTGCCCAGGAAGCCCGTCTCGCCAGTCGGGAGCAGCCCGAGCAGGACGACCGTGCCCCCGCGGCGGGTCCGGGCCACGCAGGTCGCGAGGCCCGCCGGGGCGCCGGACGCCTCGATCGCCACGTCGGCGTCCGCCGGCCACGCCGGGTCGTCCGGGCGGTCGGCGGGCACCGTCGACGTCGCGCCGAGCAGCTCGGCGACCTTCAGCGGCTGCGGAAGCAGGTCGCTCACGACGACCTCCGCCGCGCCCGCGTGCCGCAAGGCGGCCACGACCAGGCAGCCGATCGGCCCGGCGCCGGTGACGAGGACCCGCTTGCCACGGACGTCCCCCGCGCGGTGGACCGCGTGCAGCGCCACCGACAACGGCTCGGCCAGCACGGCCCGATCGAGCGAGAGCCCGGCCGGAAGCACGCGGACCTGACCGGCGGGCACCACGAGCTGCCGCGTGAAGCCGCCCTGGACGTGCGGGGTGCGCGCCGCGCTGCCGAGGTAGCGGGACCGAGCGCAGACGTTCCGGTGGCCCTCCCGGCACTCTCGACACTCACCGCAGGGCGTCGCCGGGTGGACCGCCACCGGATCCCCTTCCGCCAGGCCGGTCACCCCCGGCCCGAGGGCCGCGACGTGGCCGACCACCTCGTGCCCGAGCACCATCGGCTCGCGCACGGTGAAGTCGCCGACCGCACCGCGGTGGTAGTAGTGCAGGTCGGACCCGCAGATCCCGCCGAACGCGACCCCGACCGCCACCTCACCCGGACCGGGCTCGGCCGGGACGCGGTCCTCGATCCGCAGATCGCCCGCTCCGTGCACGACACACGCTGTCGAAGAAGTCATCGAACTCACCTCAGAGCACCGAGAGCATGCCGCCGTCGACGTACAGCAGCTGCCCGTTGACGAACGCGGACGCGTCGGACGAAAGGAAGATGAGCGCGCCGACCAGGTCTTCGACGCGACCCCAGCGCCCGGCCGGCGTGCGGCCGCGCACCCAGGCGCTGAACTCCTCGTCGGCCACCAGCGCAGCCGTCAGCTCGGTCTCGAAGTAGCCGGGTGCCAGGCCGTTGACCTGGATGCCGGCCGGCCCGAGGTCGGCGCACATCCCCTTGGTCAGCAGCTTCAGCCCGCCCTTGGTCGCGGCGTACGGCGCGATGCCCGGGCGGACGGTTTCGCTCTGCACCGAGCAGATGTTGACGATCTTGCCGCGGCCGCGGGGCAGCATCCGCCGGGCGACCTCGCGCCCGACCAGGAACGCGCTGCTGAGGTTCGTGTCGAGCAGCCGGTACCAGTCCTCGTCGGAGAACTCGGTGAACGGCGCCCGGTGCTGGACCCCGGTGTTGTTCACCAGGATGTCCAGCGCCCCGGCCCGGTCCTCGACGCGGGCGATGCCCTCGGCCACCGCCGCCGAATCGGTGACGTCGAAGGGTTCGGAAAGGACCGTCCCGAAATCGGACAGCTCCTTCCCGGCGCGCTCCAGAGCCGCGCGGTCGCGGCCGTTGAGGACGACCACACAACCCGCTTCCAGGAGCCCGCGGGCCAATGCGAAGCCGATCCCTCGGCTGGAGCCCGTCACGAGCGCGACGCGGCCGGCGATGTCGAACAGCGGATGGCTCGTCACGCGGGCACCACCTCGGGGATCGGGGTGCGGGCGGGCCGGCCTGCGAGGACGTCGAGGAGGTTGTCGACGGCCAGGTCGACCATCGCCGCCCGGGTTGCCACGGTGGCCGACCCGACGTGCGGCAGCGCGACCAGCCGGTCGGCCGCGACGAGGTCGGCCACGTCGGCGCCCCGGGGTTCGCGCTCGAAGACGTCGAGCCCGGCCGAGTGGAGGACACCGGTGCGCAGCGCCGCCAGCAGCGCGGCTTCGTCGACGACGCCGCCGCGGGAGGTGTTCACCAGGGTCGCGGTGGGTTTCATGGTCCGCAGTTCCGCAGCACCGATGAGATGCCGGGTGGCCGGGGTCAGCGGCACGTGCAGGGAGACGACGTCGGACTCGGACAGCAGCGTCGGCAGGTCGACCCCGCCGGGCGCGGCCGGGTCGTGGTGCAGCACGCGCATGCCGAACCCGGCGGCGCGGCGCGCCACCGCGCGGCCGATCTGGCCGTAGCCGACCAGGCCGAGCGTCGCGCCGTGGACGTCCAGGCCGAGGTAGCCGTCCATGGCGAAGTGGGTCCAGCCGCCGGCCAGCAGGCTGTCGCGGGCCGCGCCCAGTCGGCGGCGGGCCTGCAGGACGAGCGCGAACGCCAGGTCGGCGGTGGTTTCGGCGAGCACGCCCGGGGTGTGCGTGACGACGACGCCGCGTTCGCGGGCGGCGGCCTGGTCGACCGCGTCGTAGCCCATGCTGGCCAGGCTCACCACGCGCAACGCGGGCCCCGCGGCGTCGAGCAGGGCCGCGTCGACGTGGTCGTTGCCCAGGCACAGAATGCCGGCGGCCCCGTGGGCAAGCCGGGCGAGGTCGCCCGGCTGGGGACGGCCGGCGCCGGTCCAGCGGACCAGGTCGACGTGGTCGCCGAGCCGGCTCAGGCCGGTGCCGGGCAGGTCCCCTCGGGTGCTGAGCACACGCTGCTTCACTTTCGCTCCTCGGGCCGGAATCCGATCTCCGGAAAACATTAGGCAGCACGGTGCCGGGCCGACAAATAGCGATTCGCGGTGGCGTGATGCGTTCGCCTTATCGCTGTTCTTCTTCGTCGAACGCGGTGATCAGCTCGTGGAAGAGGTCGTGGACGACCAGGGCCGGCTCCGACAGCGGCTGGTGGTCGGACGTGCACAGCGAGAGCTGGACCTCGATCGCCGGGGCGATGCGCCGGACCACCAGGCCGCTGACGTCGAGGATCGCGCGTGCCGCCGACCAGGGCAGCACGGTCGCGCCCAGGTCCGCCGTCACGGCGTTGACCAGGGTCAGCGCCGATTCGATCTCGCCGACCACGCGCGGGGTCAGCGACACCTGCGCGAACGCGGCGTCGACGACCTGGCGGATGGTGTGGATCCGGCTCGGCAGCAGCAGGTCGACCTCGGCGAGTTCCTCCACCGTGACGTCCTCCCCCGATGCCGGCCGGGTGCCCGCCGAGATCAGCAGCAGGTCCTCGGTGCGCATCGGCTCGAACTGGACGCCGCGGATCGGGCCGGCGCCGTAGATGAACGCCATGTCCATCCGGCCGGTCATGATGGCCTCGCTGATCACGCCGCCGAAGTTTTCGTTGATGTGCAGGACGATCTCGGGGTAGCGCTCACGCACCGCGCGCAGCAGCGGCAGCGCGAGCGCGGCGCCGGTGCTGTAGGGCGCCAAGCCGACCGACACGCTGCCGGCCGGCGCGCGGCCGCCGACGTCGACCGCCGCGCGGGCCTGCTCGACCTGGCGCAGGATGAGCTGCGCGTGCCGGTACAGCGCGCGGCCCGCCTCGGTGGGCACCACCCCGCGCTTGCTGCGGATCAGCAGGCGCTGCGCGAACTCCGTCTCGAGCGTCGACACCTGCTGGCTGAGTGCCGGCTGCGCGATGTGCAGGATCGCCGCCGCGCGGGTGATGCTCCCCGCGTCGACGATCTTGACGAACGAATACAGGCGCCTCGTGTCCACAGTGTTCCCTCTCGGCCCGGCAGAGCCGTCATCGTACGTGCCTGCCGGAGTCATAACGAGCCGCGATCACGTCAGCCGGAACAGGTATTTGCCGCTCCCATGACCTGGGATTACGGTCTCCGAAACGCGCTTTCACCGGCGGCCCGAAATGTTCCGGGCCGGTGCTCTCCCGTGCTTTCCGGAGGCTCTTCATGACCGCGAAAATCGATCTCGTCGCCGATCTCGGCGAAGGGTTCGGCGCCTACACGCTCGGCGACGACGAAGCGCTGCTCGACATCGTCACCTCCGCCAACATCGCCTGCGGCTTCCACGCCGGCGACCCGTCCATCATGGACACGACGGTCCGGCGGTGCGTCGAACGCGGCGTCGGGGTCGGCGCCCACCCGAGCTTCCCCGACCTGGCCGGGTTCGGCCGGCGCGCGATGGACCTGACCGCGGCCGAAGTGCGCACCGCCGTGCTCTACCAGATCGGCGCGCTGCAGGCGTTCGCCGCCGCGCACGGCACCCGGGTGGCGCACGTCGCGCCGCACGGCAAGCTCGGCAACCTGGTCGCCACCCGCGCGGACTACGCGGCAGCCGTCGCCGATGCCGTCGTCTCGCTGGATCCGGACCTGATCGTGCTGGCCCAGGACGGCGAACTCGCCGACGCGGCCCACGCGCGCGACCTGCGGGTGGCGGTCGTCGGGATCGCCGATCGCGCCTACCGCGACGACGGGACCCTGGTGCCCCGCGGCGAGCCGGGCGCGGTCCTGCACGACCCGGCGGAGATCGCGGCGCGGACGGTCCGGCTGGTGACCGAAGGCGTGCTGGACACGGTCGGCGGCGCGGATCTCGCGGTCGCCTGCGACACCGTCCTGCTGCACGGCGACACCCCGGGCTCGGTCGCGGTGGCGCGCCGGGTGCGCGACGACCTGTGCGCCGCCGGCGTCACCGTCGAAACCCTGGGAGGCTGACGTGGACCACGGCCTGCGCGTCCGGGACTCCGGCGACTCCGCCGTCATGGTGACGGCCACCCGCGGCGACGAGGCGCACCGCTGGGAAACGGTGCACGCCCTGGCCGACGCCCTCGAGACGGCCGGCATCGACGGCGTCCACGGCCTCGTCCCCACCTACGACACCCTGCTGGTCGAGTTCGACTGCGTCCGCGTCGGCCACGCCGTCGTCCGCCGGGCCATCGACGACGCGGCCGGCGCGGCCCGAGGCGACCGGCCGGCGCCCGCCCGGTTCGTCGTGCCGGTGGTCTACGGGGGCGAGCACGGCCCCGACCTGCCGGTCGTCGCGGAGCGGCTCGGACTGTCCGAACAGGACGTCGTCGCCGCGCACAGCGGCAAGGACCTCGTCGTCCGCTGCCTCGGCGCACCGGTCGGCGCGCCCATGATGGACGGTCCGGCCTTCGGGAAGCCGGTTCCCCGCCTGGCTTCCCCGCGCACGAGCGTGCCCGCCGGCTCGGTCGCGGTCGCCGGGCGCCAGGCGGTGATCTGCCCGCTGCCCTCCCCCGGCGGCTGGCCGCTGCTCGGCCGCACCCCGCTGCGGGTGCTGGACCTCGGCGCCGACCGGCTGACCGCATACCGGCCGGGCGACCGCTTCCGGTTCGTCCCGATCGACGCCGCCGAGTGGTCCCGATACGCCGGGCGTCCGCTGGCGGCCGCTGGAGGCAGGGATGCCTGACACCCTCACCGTCACGCGGGCGGGCCACGCCGTCGTCCAGGACCTGGGCCGGTTCGGCCGGTCCCGGTCGGGGCTGCCGGTCAACGGCGCGCTCGACCAGTACTCGGCCCGCGTCGCCAACGTGCTCACCGGCAACGCCGAGAACGCGCCGCTGGTCGAGCTCACCGCGCTGGACTTCGGCTGCACCACCTCGGCCGACGTGCTCGTGGCCATCACCGGCGCGCCCGCCGAGGTGACCGTGGACGGGTCGCGGCGGGTGCGGTGGGAGCCGTTCACCGTCCACGCCGGACAGACCCTCCGGATCGAGGGCATCCGGGACGGCCTGCGCGTCTACCTCGCGATACACGGCGCCGTGGCCGCGACCTACCTGCTCGGCAGCTGTGCCCCGGACACGATCCTCGGGTTCGGCCGCCGGCTCCACGAGGGCGACGAACTCGCCCTGACCACCCGGCTCCCGCCCTTGGAGCACCCGGTGTTCCGGCACCCGGTGTTCCGCCTCCGCCCGCCGGTGCCGCGGTTCGGCGAGCCGTGGACCGTCGACGTCACCGACGGTCCCGACGTCGCCGACTTCGGGACCAGTGCCGGCCGGCTGTACGCCGAGCCGTTCACCGTCACCGCCCGCAGCAACCACGTCGGCCTGCGCCTGGCCGGCCCGGTCCCGCGCCGGGAAACCACCGGCGAGATCCTCTCCCGCGGCGTGCCGGTCGGTGCCGTCGAGGTCCCGGCCGGCGACGAGCTGCTCGTCCTGCACCGCGGCCGCGGGGTCACCGCCGGTTACCCCGTGCTCGCGGTCGTCACCACCACCGGCCTGTCCGCCCTCGGGCAGGCCCGGCCCGGGCAGGCCGTCCGGTTCCGCCGGCGCGCCGTCGAAGAAGCCGTGGCCGCGCGCATCGCCCAGCACCACGCCATCCGGGCACTCCACCGCCGGGTGTCCACCGTGTTCGACGCCCTCCGCATCCCCGTGCCCGTCCACTGAGGAGACCATGATGAGTACCGTGGCCGCACAATCCGACTCACCCGTCGTCGACGCCCGCACCGCGCGCCGCATCACCGCGGCCGGCTGCGTCGGCATCTTCGCCGAGCTCTACGACAACGGCATCTTCGGCTTCATGGCGGCGACCCTGGCCACGGTCTTCTTCCCGGACTCCCAGAACGCCGTCCTGCTGGTGTTCATCGGGTACGCCGTGTCCTTCTTCTTCCGGCCGCTCGGCGGCATCATCTGCGGCCAGCTCGGCGACCGCATCGGCCGCCAGCGCATGCTGGTGTTCGTCATCCTGCTGATCAGCGTGGCCACCGCGGCGATCGGCGTCCTGCCGAGCTACGCCGCGATCGGCGTGGCCGCCCCGATCCTGCTGCTCCTGCTGCGGGTGCTGCAGGGCTTCTCGGTCGGCGGCGAGGCCGCCGGGGCGATGACGTTCCTCGCCGAGCACGCGCCGGAAGGCAAGCGCGGCCTCTACACGAGCTTCGCGCAGATCGCGTCGTTCCTCTCGCTGCTGACCGGCACGCTGATCGCGGCCGCGATGACCAGCGGCCTGGGCGCGCAGCGGATGCACGACTTCGGCTGGCGCATCCCGTTCCTGCTGGCCGTGCCGCTGGGCCTCACCGGCATCTACATCCGCCGCCGGATCAACGACACCCCGCGGTTCACCCGGCTCAAGGAGGAAGGCGGCCTGTCGGCCAACCCGCTCAAGGAGGCCTTCTCCTCCCCCGAGCACCGGCGCGCGATGCTGCTCGCGCTGTTCATCCCGCTGATGAACGGCTCCGGCTACTACGTCCTGTTCACCTTCATGCCGACCTTCATGAGCAAGAACCTGACGTTCGGCACGGTCTCGGGCCTGCTGGTCACGGCGTCGAGCCTGGTCGCGATCTCCGTCGCCATCCCCTTCATGGGCAAGCTGTCCGACCGGATCGGGCGCAAGAAGGTCCTGCTCGGCGCGGCCGCCGCGATGATCGTCGCCGGCATCCCGTGCTACGCGCTGATCGCCACCGGCTCGGTCGGGCTCGCGATCCTCGGTGCCTGCGTGATGGCCGTGATCTTCGCCGGCCACACCGGTGTCATCCACGTCCTGCTGGTCGAGCTGTTCCCCACCCGCGTCCGGTACTCGGCCTACGGCCTGGGCTACAACATCTCCTCCGCGCTGTTCGGCGGCACCGCTCCCCTGCTGATGACCTACCTCATCGCCGAGACGCACAACGTCTACGTGCCCGCCTTCTACGCCGTGCTCACCGCGCTCGGCACGCTGATCGCCGTCTCGCGGGTGCAGGATCGCGCGCACATCCCGCTGCGCGACGCGTGATACGGATTCCCTATCACGCCACCGCGAACCGCTCTTTGTCAGCGCTCTTTTTCTTTCCTAGCATCGAAAACGAGCCCACTCCCGATCGCTTTCGGAGACGTCCCATGCCCTTTTCCGACTATTCCACCGCGCTGGTCACCGGCGCCTCGACCGGGATCGGCGCCACGGTCGTCGAGCGCCTGGCGAAACAGGGCCTGCGAGTCCACGCCGTCGCCCGCGACAGCGAACGCCTCAACGAGCTGGCCGAGCGCACCGGCTGCGTCCCGCACGCGCTGGACCTCACCGACACCGCCGCGCTGACCGAGCTGACCCGCGGCCTCGAGATCGACGTCCTCGTCAACAACGCCGGGGTGTCGAGGACCGGGAACATCCTGACCGTCGACGAGTTCGGCGTCGACGAGCTCGTCGCGGTCAACGTCGCCGCCGTGCTGCACCTGGTGCGGCTGCTCATGCCGGGCATGGTGGCGCGCGACCGCGGCCACATCGTCAACATCAGCTCGATCGCCGGCGTCTACAACTTCGGCGGCAACACCGTCTACCACGCGACGAAGGCGGCGGTGCACACGATCTCCCGGCAGCTGCGGGTGGACGGGTTCGGCAAGCGGGTGCGCGTCACCGAGATCTGCCCCGGCCGCGTCGAGACCGAGATCTTCGGCAGGCTGCTCGGCGACATGGACGCGGCGCAGCGCGAGTTCTACGACGGCTACGAGTCCCTCAAGCCCGAGGACATCGCCGACGCCATCGAATTCGCCGTCGACTCGCCGCGGCAC of the Amycolatopsis sp. NBC_01488 genome contains:
- a CDS encoding L-idonate 5-dehydrogenase, whose product is MTSSTACVVHGAGDLRIEDRVPAEPGPGEVAVGVAFGGICGSDLHYYHRGAVGDFTVREPMVLGHEVVGHVAALGPGVTGLAEGDPVAVHPATPCGECRECREGHRNVCARSRYLGSAARTPHVQGGFTRQLVVPAGQVRVLPAGLSLDRAVLAEPLSVALHAVHRAGDVRGKRVLVTGAGPIGCLVVAALRHAGAAEVVVSDLLPQPLKVAELLGATSTVPADRPDDPAWPADADVAIEASGAPAGLATCVARTRRGGTVVLLGLLPTGETGFLGNVVVTREITLTGAFRFDTEFDDALALLAGGLPVDPVVTHRFPVAEAVAAFDVAGDRSVASKVLIDFTGSSAQS
- a CDS encoding biotin-dependent carboxyltransferase family protein, coding for MPDTLTVTRAGHAVVQDLGRFGRSRSGLPVNGALDQYSARVANVLTGNAENAPLVELTALDFGCTTSADVLVAITGAPAEVTVDGSRRVRWEPFTVHAGQTLRIEGIRDGLRVYLAIHGAVAATYLLGSCAPDTILGFGRRLHEGDELALTTRLPPLEHPVFRHPVFRLRPPVPRFGEPWTVDVTDGPDVADFGTSAGRLYAEPFTVTARSNHVGLRLAGPVPRRETTGEILSRGVPVGAVEVPAGDELLVLHRGRGVTAGYPVLAVVTTTGLSALGQARPGQAVRFRRRAVEEAVAARIAQHHAIRALHRRVSTVFDALRIPVPVH
- a CDS encoding MarR family transcriptional regulator, whose protein sequence is MNWLSRSWSSSTRDTSGSPGATTFTRVQVLGTVAARRPVRRGTIAAELGLTASATSRHLAALERAEQVTVSPDPDDSHTSSWRPSSVRAPASGSGCRCRCRCRIRIERYSR
- a CDS encoding 5-oxoprolinase subunit B family protein, with protein sequence MDHGLRVRDSGDSAVMVTATRGDEAHRWETVHALADALETAGIDGVHGLVPTYDTLLVEFDCVRVGHAVVRRAIDDAAGAARGDRPAPARFVVPVVYGGEHGPDLPVVAERLGLSEQDVVAAHSGKDLVVRCLGAPVGAPMMDGPAFGKPVPRLASPRTSVPAGSVAVAGRQAVICPLPSPGGWPLLGRTPLRVLDLGADRLTAYRPGDRFRFVPIDAAEWSRYAGRPLAAAGGRDA
- a CDS encoding SDR family oxidoreductase, which gives rise to MPFSDYSTALVTGASTGIGATVVERLAKQGLRVHAVARDSERLNELAERTGCVPHALDLTDTAALTELTRGLEIDVLVNNAGVSRTGNILTVDEFGVDELVAVNVAAVLHLVRLLMPGMVARDRGHIVNISSIAGVYNFGGNTVYHATKAAVHTISRQLRVDGFGKRVRVTEICPGRVETEIFGRLLGDMDAAQREFYDGYESLKPEDIADAIEFAVDSPRHVNIGHIEILPTFQVPGGLEFERRSDA
- the nac gene encoding nitrogen assimilation transcriptional regulator NAC, whose protein sequence is MDTRRLYSFVKIVDAGSITRAAAILHIAQPALSQQVSTLETEFAQRLLIRSKRGVVPTEAGRALYRHAQLILRQVEQARAAVDVGGRAPAGSVSVGLAPYSTGAALALPLLRAVRERYPEIVLHINENFGGVISEAIMTGRMDMAFIYGAGPIRGVQFEPMRTEDLLLISAGTRPASGEDVTVEELAEVDLLLPSRIHTIRQVVDAAFAQVSLTPRVVGEIESALTLVNAVTADLGATVLPWSAARAILDVSGLVVRRIAPAIEVQLSLCTSDHQPLSEPALVVHDLFHELITAFDEEEQR
- a CDS encoding LamB/YcsF family protein, encoding MTAKIDLVADLGEGFGAYTLGDDEALLDIVTSANIACGFHAGDPSIMDTTVRRCVERGVGVGAHPSFPDLAGFGRRAMDLTAAEVRTAVLYQIGALQAFAAAHGTRVAHVAPHGKLGNLVATRADYAAAVADAVVSLDPDLIVLAQDGELADAAHARDLRVAVVGIADRAYRDDGTLVPRGEPGAVLHDPAEIAARTVRLVTEGVLDTVGGADLAVACDTVLLHGDTPGSVAVARRVRDDLCAAGVTVETLGG
- a CDS encoding 2-hydroxyacid dehydrogenase yields the protein MKQRVLSTRGDLPGTGLSRLGDHVDLVRWTGAGRPQPGDLARLAHGAAGILCLGNDHVDAALLDAAGPALRVVSLASMGYDAVDQAAARERGVVVTHTPGVLAETTADLAFALVLQARRRLGAARDSLLAGGWTHFAMDGYLGLDVHGATLGLVGYGQIGRAVARRAAGFGMRVLHHDPAAPGGVDLPTLLSESDVVSLHVPLTPATRHLIGAAELRTMKPTATLVNTSRGGVVDEAALLAALRTGVLHSAGLDVFEREPRGADVADLVAADRLVALPHVGSATVATRAAMVDLAVDNLLDVLAGRPARTPIPEVVPA
- a CDS encoding MFS transporter; this translates as MAAQSDSPVVDARTARRITAAGCVGIFAELYDNGIFGFMAATLATVFFPDSQNAVLLVFIGYAVSFFFRPLGGIICGQLGDRIGRQRMLVFVILLISVATAAIGVLPSYAAIGVAAPILLLLLRVLQGFSVGGEAAGAMTFLAEHAPEGKRGLYTSFAQIASFLSLLTGTLIAAAMTSGLGAQRMHDFGWRIPFLLAVPLGLTGIYIRRRINDTPRFTRLKEEGGLSANPLKEAFSSPEHRRAMLLALFIPLMNGSGYYVLFTFMPTFMSKNLTFGTVSGLLVTASSLVAISVAIPFMGKLSDRIGRKKVLLGAAAAMIVAGIPCYALIATGSVGLAILGACVMAVIFAGHTGVIHVLLVELFPTRVRYSAYGLGYNISSALFGGTAPLLMTYLIAETHNVYVPAFYAVLTALGTLIAVSRVQDRAHIPLRDA
- a CDS encoding SDR family oxidoreductase: MTSHPLFDIAGRVALVTGSSRGIGFALARGLLEAGCVVVLNGRDRAALERAGKELSDFGTVLSEPFDVTDSAAVAEGIARVEDRAGALDILVNNTGVQHRAPFTEFSDEDWYRLLDTNLSSAFLVGREVARRMLPRGRGKIVNICSVQSETVRPGIAPYAATKGGLKLLTKGMCADLGPAGIQVNGLAPGYFETELTAALVADEEFSAWVRGRTPAGRWGRVEDLVGALIFLSSDASAFVNGQLLYVDGGMLSVL